One Candidatus Binataceae bacterium DNA segment encodes these proteins:
- a CDS encoding FMN-binding negative transcriptional regulator, whose translation MYTPKAFEVSDTQTIYRFVEAHSFATLVSNSRDGIVATHVPMLLDQSSPSSAVLVGHLARANSQWRDLEHDSRVLAIFNGPHAYISPSWYAAAPAVPTWNYGAVHIHGSARVFDDSHALVRLLDRMIAKYDPNLAGRIPDDFRDKLLRAIVGIAIAIDRIEAKFKLSQNRSLDDQRGMLAGLEAAGDTGSHVLAAFARSYLGLSA comes from the coding sequence ATGTATACTCCAAAAGCCTTCGAGGTTTCCGATACACAGACGATCTACCGCTTTGTCGAGGCGCACAGTTTCGCCACGCTAGTGTCTAACTCGCGCGACGGAATCGTCGCGACGCATGTGCCGATGCTGCTCGATCAATCGAGCCCCTCGTCTGCCGTTCTTGTCGGTCATCTTGCGCGCGCCAACTCGCAGTGGCGTGACCTCGAACACGATTCGCGCGTGCTTGCGATTTTCAATGGCCCGCATGCTTACATTTCGCCGTCGTGGTATGCGGCGGCGCCTGCGGTTCCAACCTGGAACTACGGCGCGGTGCATATCCACGGGAGCGCGCGTGTCTTCGACGATTCGCACGCGCTGGTGCGCCTACTGGATCGCATGATCGCGAAGTACGACCCGAACCTCGCGGGCCGGATTCCGGACGACTTCCGCGACAAGCTGCTCAGAGCGATCGTCGGCATCGCGATTGCCATCGATCGGATCGAGGCAAAGTTCAAGCTGAGTCAAAATCGTTCGCTCGACGATCAACGCGGAATGCTCGCCGGACTTGAAGCCGCAGGCGACACAGGCTCGCACGTGCTGGCCGCGTTCGCGCGCAGCTATCTCGGTCTTTCCGCGTAA
- a CDS encoding acyl-CoA dehydrogenase, with protein MDFKFSADDEAFRQEFRGWLQKNKPKAASEDNAMDEMHEGGTDEWKRRLDWHRKMHAGGWVGLSWPKEYGGRGATITQQLIYNEELAKANTPMLVNGLGIMLVGPTIIHWGTEEQKKRYVPKILSAEEIWCQGYSEPSSGSDVASLQTRAVEDGDDFVINGQKVWTSDAHHADMCILLTRTDPQAPKHKGISYILVDMHSPGVTVRPLVQITGDANFNEVFFEDVRVPKKNLIGEKNQGWQVAITTLMFERSGIGGGRDLMGQVRELRDLAKMVKFNGGTAWDDDSVQQKIAGFACEAAALKYTGYRQLTRRLKGLPPGPEGSVLKLCTSELNLRMNKLAMEILGPYSQIEFHAPMAIDRGKWSYRMLASRALTIAGGTSEIQHNIIGERVLMLPKGN; from the coding sequence ATGGATTTCAAATTCAGCGCCGACGATGAGGCGTTTCGCCAGGAGTTTCGCGGCTGGCTTCAGAAGAACAAGCCCAAGGCGGCGTCGGAAGACAACGCCATGGACGAGATGCACGAGGGCGGCACCGACGAATGGAAGCGGCGCCTCGATTGGCATCGCAAGATGCACGCGGGCGGCTGGGTCGGACTAAGCTGGCCCAAGGAATACGGTGGCCGCGGCGCAACCATCACGCAGCAGCTCATCTACAACGAGGAACTCGCCAAGGCCAACACGCCGATGCTGGTGAACGGCCTCGGCATCATGCTCGTCGGCCCGACCATCATCCATTGGGGGACCGAGGAGCAGAAGAAACGTTACGTCCCGAAGATCCTCTCGGCCGAGGAGATCTGGTGCCAGGGATATTCCGAGCCCAGTTCCGGCTCCGACGTGGCGTCCCTCCAGACCCGTGCGGTCGAGGACGGCGATGACTTCGTTATCAACGGCCAGAAGGTCTGGACCTCCGATGCGCATCACGCCGACATGTGCATCCTGCTAACGCGCACCGATCCGCAGGCGCCCAAGCACAAGGGCATCAGCTACATCCTGGTTGACATGCATAGTCCGGGAGTCACCGTGCGCCCGCTGGTGCAGATCACGGGCGACGCGAACTTCAACGAGGTCTTCTTCGAGGACGTACGCGTGCCGAAGAAGAATCTCATCGGCGAGAAAAACCAGGGCTGGCAGGTCGCGATCACCACGCTGATGTTCGAGCGCTCGGGAATCGGCGGCGGCCGCGACCTGATGGGCCAGGTGCGCGAGCTGCGCGACCTCGCGAAAATGGTCAAGTTCAACGGCGGCACGGCGTGGGACGACGACAGCGTGCAGCAGAAGATCGCGGGCTTCGCTTGCGAGGCCGCCGCGCTCAAGTACACCGGTTATCGCCAGCTCACGCGACGGCTCAAGGGACTGCCGCCAGGACCGGAAGGCTCGGTGCTGAAGCTCTGTACCAGCGAGCTGAACCTCCGGATGAACAAGCTCGCGATGGAAATCCTCGGGCCCTACAGCCAGATCGAATTTCACGCCCCGATGGCGATCGATCGGGGCAAATGGTCGTACCGGATGCTCGCATCGCGCGCGCTCACGATCGCCGGAGGCACGAGCGAGATCCAGCACAATATCATCGGCGAACGAGTACTCATGCTGCCCAAAGGCAACTAG
- a CDS encoding GNAT family protein, translating into MEGKLVRLRGIERSDIDAIMKWIVDEEVTNFLGGEMLLGPMSRLAEERFIEHASEVQPNSRLFVIETLTDRCYLGSTDLHAINWVNRSAEVGIVIGDKPSWGKGYGTDAMRVLLRFAFDKLNLNRVSLRVFEYNPRGIASYEKCGFKREGVLRQDKYLGGKYFDTIVMGILAHEYRALASSTP; encoded by the coding sequence ATGGAAGGAAAACTGGTCAGACTACGCGGAATCGAGCGCTCAGATATCGATGCAATCATGAAGTGGATTGTCGACGAGGAGGTGACGAACTTTCTCGGCGGCGAGATGTTGCTCGGACCGATGTCGCGGCTTGCCGAGGAGCGCTTCATCGAGCATGCGTCCGAAGTGCAGCCGAACTCGCGTCTGTTCGTGATCGAGACATTGACTGACCGGTGTTATCTCGGCTCGACCGACCTGCACGCGATCAACTGGGTCAATCGCAGCGCCGAAGTCGGGATCGTGATCGGCGACAAGCCGAGTTGGGGCAAAGGCTACGGCACCGATGCGATGCGCGTGCTGCTGCGCTTCGCCTTCGACAAGCTCAATCTCAATCGCGTGAGCCTGCGGGTGTTCGAATACAACCCGCGCGGCATCGCCTCGTACGAGAAATGCGGCTTCAAGCGCGAGGGCGTGCTGCGCCAGGACAAGTACCTTGGCGGCAAGTATTTCGACACGATCGTGATGGGCATCCTGGCGCATGAGTATCGCGCGCTGGCTAGTTCGACACCGTGA
- a CDS encoding Ig-like domain-containing protein, with product MRSYARRWWGIGAALLLVVGVLAIVAATPGPGPFAQALTWQFLGPEPITNEIPTFGGVPLGSALSSATGRVTAVVADPTSSGRLFVGTANGGVWMRPNSTAPFTPIFDTQPTLAIGALALDTTTSPSPTLYVATGEGNMAADSYYGQGIFVSSNLGSTWTQLAASSLADQSIASIAVDTSENPRFIYAASTFGSSSSRSGASWMQGSVSQLGLWHSTDGGTTWQTYPLGTFGSCPYFQMNPCPAQSVAVDPVTPADVYVTILGGGLFRSTNSGTTWSRISLPGLGSNLGRETVAANSGTVYVMVGAPDWDEYSGFFKSTNAGVTWQTETVPSARVGSVTIDGTSSANFSLSYFNQALAIDTGDTTGDTVIFGGVGIYKSTNSGSTWTFLAASGGTHGDQHAISFDPLSTHSFYLGNDGGLFRFDSPSSTFGALNTTLAVAQAQAIGPHPTDSTTLLMGFEDNGTTRISGNRGGSLAMAQVDNNDGGFALFDLKNPLFAYHTFATASAGPVISRSSDGGNTWTSTTPTTNLDNAMRAAADKGAAQFPPLASDPATAQRVLFGAHSVYVSTDGLNTWARQTTQDLSGGCPNGACALADIEVAPSNNADAWAIAMETNSTFRPTPFQVYNTTQANLNSGVTWTNVTPNLPAWVFPDSTQATTIAINPFNSQIAYLGLSGYTALTGTGHIFVSSDFGRTWASADGNPNLDTPPPSNALPDVPVLKLLVDRTDSTGQTIYAGTDTGMYQSTDGGNDWAQLTAGMPPAVPVFDLEQNSAGTIFAATHGRGIYQLTNGGTPTPTATPTGGPTPTPTATATATATRTATPTPTASSTATSTPTSTPSHTPTPTPTATATPSHTPTPTPTASATSTATATATSTPTPTATPTVVAITSPANNATVSGTVSIVVTAQEPPVSWVNLVIDGNYIASSPPLTFSWNTTSYSNGPHTIEVDAKNSSGTMLGSAIITVTVQNGGPTPTPTRTATPTPTATQTPTPTATATPVVAITSPANNATVSGTVNIVVTDQNPPVSWVNLVIDGNYITSSPPLTFSWNTTTYSNGQHTIEVDAKDSSGNLLGTAIITVTVSN from the coding sequence GTGCGTTCCTATGCCCGCCGGTGGTGGGGGATCGGGGCTGCGCTGTTGCTGGTGGTAGGGGTCCTGGCGATCGTCGCGGCGACGCCAGGACCCGGGCCCTTTGCGCAAGCACTCACTTGGCAATTCCTTGGGCCTGAACCGATCACGAATGAGATCCCGACTTTCGGCGGCGTGCCGCTTGGCTCCGCGTTGTCATCCGCGACCGGGCGAGTGACCGCTGTCGTCGCCGATCCCACCAGCTCAGGACGGCTCTTCGTGGGCACGGCCAACGGCGGCGTCTGGATGCGCCCGAACTCGACGGCGCCGTTTACTCCGATCTTCGATACTCAGCCGACGCTCGCAATCGGCGCGCTCGCGCTCGACACGACTACCTCGCCGAGTCCCACGCTCTATGTCGCTACGGGCGAGGGCAACATGGCGGCGGACTCGTACTACGGACAGGGCATTTTCGTGTCGAGCAATCTCGGCAGCACCTGGACGCAACTCGCCGCGAGCTCGCTCGCCGATCAGTCGATCGCAAGCATCGCGGTCGACACCTCGGAGAACCCACGCTTCATCTACGCGGCATCGACGTTCGGCTCGAGCTCGAGCCGCTCGGGCGCGAGCTGGATGCAAGGGAGCGTCTCGCAGCTTGGTCTGTGGCACTCAACCGACGGCGGCACTACCTGGCAGACCTATCCGCTCGGGACGTTTGGCTCGTGTCCTTATTTTCAGATGAATCCGTGCCCGGCGCAGTCGGTCGCGGTCGATCCCGTCACGCCTGCCGATGTCTACGTGACGATTCTCGGCGGCGGACTTTTCCGCTCGACCAATTCGGGCACGACTTGGTCGCGGATAAGCCTTCCCGGTCTCGGCAGCAATCTCGGACGCGAAACCGTCGCTGCGAACAGCGGAACCGTCTATGTGATGGTCGGCGCTCCCGACTGGGACGAGTATTCGGGATTTTTCAAATCGACCAACGCGGGAGTGACGTGGCAGACCGAAACCGTGCCGAGCGCCAGAGTCGGCAGCGTCACGATCGACGGCACCAGTTCCGCCAACTTCTCGCTCTCGTACTTCAACCAGGCGCTCGCGATCGATACCGGCGACACTACCGGCGACACCGTGATTTTCGGCGGCGTTGGAATCTACAAATCAACCAACTCCGGCAGCACCTGGACGTTCCTCGCCGCGAGCGGCGGCACCCATGGCGATCAGCATGCGATCTCGTTCGACCCGCTGAGTACGCATAGCTTTTATCTTGGCAACGATGGCGGGCTTTTTCGCTTCGACTCGCCGAGCTCGACCTTCGGCGCGCTCAACACCACGCTGGCTGTTGCGCAGGCGCAAGCGATCGGACCTCATCCTACTGACAGCACAACGCTGCTGATGGGATTCGAGGACAACGGCACCACGCGCATCAGCGGCAATCGCGGCGGCTCGCTCGCGATGGCGCAGGTCGACAATAATGACGGCGGCTTCGCGTTGTTCGATTTGAAGAATCCGCTCTTCGCGTACCATACGTTCGCGACCGCTTCCGCAGGGCCGGTGATTTCGCGCTCTAGCGACGGCGGCAACACCTGGACCTCGACGACGCCGACCACGAACCTCGACAATGCGATGCGAGCGGCGGCCGATAAAGGAGCGGCCCAGTTCCCTCCCCTGGCGAGCGATCCGGCAACTGCACAGCGCGTCCTGTTCGGCGCGCACTCGGTCTATGTCTCGACCGACGGTCTGAACACCTGGGCGCGGCAGACGACGCAGGACCTCAGCGGCGGATGCCCCAACGGCGCGTGTGCCTTGGCTGATATCGAGGTCGCGCCCTCAAACAACGCCGACGCCTGGGCGATCGCGATGGAAACGAACAGCACCTTCAGGCCGACGCCGTTCCAGGTTTACAACACCACGCAGGCGAACCTGAACAGCGGCGTGACCTGGACCAACGTCACGCCGAATCTTCCTGCCTGGGTGTTTCCCGACAGCACGCAGGCGACCACAATCGCGATCAATCCGTTCAACAGCCAGATAGCATACCTGGGGCTTTCGGGTTACACGGCGCTGACCGGCACCGGCCATATTTTCGTGTCATCGGACTTCGGCAGGACGTGGGCTTCCGCCGACGGCAATCCAAACCTCGATACGCCGCCGCCCTCCAATGCGCTCCCCGATGTTCCGGTGTTGAAGCTGCTCGTCGATCGAACCGATTCTACAGGCCAGACGATTTATGCGGGAACCGACACCGGCATGTACCAATCGACTGACGGCGGCAACGATTGGGCGCAACTCACGGCTGGAATGCCGCCCGCAGTGCCCGTGTTTGACCTCGAACAGAACTCGGCGGGCACGATCTTCGCCGCAACGCATGGCCGCGGTATCTACCAGTTAACCAACGGCGGAACGCCGACGCCAACCGCAACTCCGACCGGCGGTCCCACGCCAACCCCAACTGCCACCGCGACTGCCACTGCAACAAGAACCGCCACGCCGACCCCGACTGCTTCCTCAACCGCGACTTCGACGCCGACCAGCACGCCGAGTCACACCCCAACTCCAACGCCGACCGCCACGGCCACACCAAGTCATACGCCGACCCCGACGCCAACCGCCAGCGCGACGTCAACCGCCACCGCCACAGCAACCTCAACGCCGACGCCGACTGCGACGCCGACCGTGGTTGCGATCACGTCGCCGGCCAACAATGCGACTGTCTCGGGCACTGTCAGCATCGTTGTTACGGCGCAGGAGCCCCCTGTTTCGTGGGTTAACCTCGTAATCGACGGCAACTACATCGCCTCGTCGCCGCCGCTCACTTTCAGCTGGAATACGACGAGCTATAGCAACGGCCCGCATACGATTGAAGTTGACGCCAAGAATTCGAGCGGCACGATGCTCGGCAGCGCAATCATCACGGTGACCGTCCAGAACGGCGGACCGACTCCAACGCCGACTCGCACCGCGACGCCGACGCCCACGGCAACCCAAACGCCTACTCCGACCGCTACGGCAACTCCGGTCGTGGCGATCACTTCGCCCGCGAACAACGCGACCGTGTCAGGCACGGTGAATATCGTTGTTACCGATCAGAATCCGCCGGTGTCGTGGGTGAATCTCGTGATCGACGGCAACTACATCACGTCGTCGCCGCCGCTCACTTTCAGTTGGAACACGACGACTTATAGTAACGGCCAACATACCATCGAAGTTGACGCCAAGGATTCCAGCGGCAACCTGCTCGGTACCGCGATCATCACCGTCACGGTGTCGAACTAG
- a CDS encoding glutathione S-transferase family protein — MAEIILHQYPNSPFSEKVRKILALKKVAWRSVDQPVIMPKPKLIPLTGGYRRIPVLQIGADVWCDSQIIVRRIDELYPEPTMYPGNTEGICNSVALFADRRFFFSTTPVIFEKLAASVPKEFIEDRSRMMAGTGSNFTELTATAPDARNQVRAFLELLDHQVSDRQFVLGGSFSLADAAYFHCVWFLRAEPSSFALAERYPSLMKWFDRVEKMGVGSVTPMEPDEALKIARDSKPATREQFDETDPNGLKPGMTVSVTPDDYGFDPVTGKVVVSTIHEIAIERNDAEVGTIVNHFPKVGFRIKAV, encoded by the coding sequence ATGGCCGAAATCATTCTGCATCAATATCCGAATTCTCCCTTTTCGGAGAAGGTTCGCAAAATTCTCGCGCTCAAGAAGGTGGCCTGGCGCTCGGTCGATCAGCCGGTCATCATGCCCAAGCCCAAGCTTATCCCGCTCACTGGCGGTTACCGGCGCATCCCGGTCCTGCAGATCGGCGCCGACGTGTGGTGCGACTCGCAGATCATCGTGCGCAGGATCGATGAACTCTATCCGGAGCCTACGATGTATCCCGGCAACACCGAGGGTATCTGCAACTCGGTCGCGCTTTTTGCCGATCGGCGCTTCTTCTTTTCCACGACGCCCGTGATCTTCGAGAAGCTCGCGGCATCGGTGCCAAAAGAGTTCATCGAAGATCGCTCCAGGATGATGGCCGGCACCGGCTCCAATTTCACCGAGCTTACGGCGACGGCGCCCGACGCTCGCAACCAGGTGCGCGCGTTCCTCGAGCTGCTCGACCATCAGGTATCGGACCGGCAGTTTGTGCTGGGCGGGAGCTTCAGCCTTGCCGACGCCGCGTATTTCCACTGCGTATGGTTCCTGCGCGCCGAGCCTTCGTCATTCGCGCTGGCCGAGCGATATCCAAGCCTGATGAAGTGGTTCGATCGGGTCGAAAAGATGGGCGTGGGAAGCGTCACGCCGATGGAACCAGACGAGGCTCTCAAAATCGCGCGCGACAGCAAGCCCGCGACGCGCGAGCAATTCGATGAAACCGATCCCAACGGCCTCAAGCCCGGGATGACGGTGAGTGTGACGCCCGATGACTACGGCTTCGATCCTGTCACCGGCAAAGTGGTGGTAAGCACGATTCACGAGATCGCGATCGAGAGGAACGACGCCGAAGTCGGCACGATCGTGAATCATTTTCCGAAGGTGGGCTTCCGCATCAAAGCCGTCTGA
- a CDS encoding nitroreductase family protein, giving the protein MFGQPEFDLFEAIYTTRSMRRLKPDPVPDAVIQKVIEAATMGPSGSNRQPWIFLVVTEPEMKQFVAERYLKAWEVYFTPAAREIVANDPQSPRGRILRSAKYLAEHCAEVPVMLFACVKKYNDSRRKGEPMTNALFPAIQNLCLAARAYGLGSSITQLHSMHAKEIDARLGVPPEYANIALIPIGYPKGRWARPERKPASSVTFWEKWNNRRTDLGR; this is encoded by the coding sequence ATGTTTGGACAACCAGAATTCGATCTCTTCGAAGCGATTTACACGACGCGATCGATGCGGCGGCTCAAGCCCGATCCCGTTCCCGATGCGGTTATTCAGAAGGTCATCGAGGCCGCCACGATGGGGCCCAGTGGCAGTAATCGTCAGCCGTGGATCTTTCTCGTCGTCACCGAGCCGGAGATGAAACAGTTCGTGGCCGAGCGCTACCTGAAAGCGTGGGAGGTGTACTTCACGCCGGCCGCGCGCGAGATCGTGGCAAACGATCCGCAGAGCCCGCGCGGACGGATCCTGCGCTCAGCGAAATACCTCGCGGAGCACTGCGCCGAAGTTCCCGTGATGCTGTTCGCGTGCGTGAAAAAGTACAACGATTCGCGGCGCAAGGGCGAGCCGATGACCAACGCACTGTTCCCGGCGATCCAGAACCTGTGTCTGGCGGCGCGCGCCTACGGCCTCGGCTCATCGATCACGCAGCTTCATTCGATGCACGCCAAGGAGATCGACGCACGGCTCGGCGTGCCGCCCGAGTACGCGAATATCGCGCTCATACCGATCGGCTATCCGAAGGGACGCTGGGCACGGCCGGAGCGCAAGCCGGCATCGTCAGTGACGTTCTGGGAAAAGTGGAACAACCGCCGCACCGACCTCGGGCGATGA
- a CDS encoding lysophospholipid acyltransferase family protein has protein sequence MATDSAGQQYDSLHESDASRNGTDGAAHAANGGPELAPVPETIWRPIRRSDLQLGVKDKIQFWLMIATLHVLSLMPDSVLAWLGVRAGRLVCRLDQRHTKIGMQNLAIAFPDKSEAERAAILKASYENLGRTGAEYVRLGGFGWRRLRDRVGYENFQTWVGLQHRYRGKGILVLTAHFGNFELLGPAHAMHGYQISLVHHTQRFLAGEAVMTFIRERAGVEIIRKHKAARILLRSLHKSQLIGIPFDQNAKRSEATWVPFFDEPAATTTGVARVARISGAPVMPVFIVRQPDMRTHKIVIFDEVHQQRTADAEADAHENTARFVKAVEEVVRQYPEQFLWIHRRYRTRPRGMAPIYDK, from the coding sequence ATGGCGACCGATAGCGCTGGACAACAATACGACTCGCTCCACGAGTCAGACGCATCACGCAACGGGACCGACGGCGCTGCGCACGCCGCGAACGGCGGCCCCGAGCTTGCCCCGGTGCCGGAGACGATATGGCGTCCGATTCGCCGCTCCGATCTGCAGCTTGGCGTAAAGGATAAGATCCAGTTCTGGCTGATGATCGCGACGTTGCACGTCCTCAGCCTGATGCCGGATTCCGTGCTCGCATGGCTGGGAGTCAGGGCAGGGCGCCTCGTATGTCGTCTCGACCAGCGCCACACGAAGATCGGGATGCAGAACCTCGCGATCGCATTCCCCGACAAGAGCGAAGCGGAGCGCGCCGCGATCCTCAAAGCCTCGTATGAAAATCTCGGCCGCACCGGCGCCGAATACGTTCGCCTCGGCGGTTTCGGATGGCGCCGGCTCAGGGACCGCGTCGGCTACGAGAATTTCCAGACCTGGGTCGGGCTCCAGCATCGCTATCGCGGCAAGGGCATCTTGGTCCTGACCGCGCACTTCGGCAATTTCGAACTACTGGGTCCGGCGCACGCGATGCACGGCTACCAGATTTCGCTCGTGCATCACACGCAGCGCTTCCTGGCCGGCGAAGCGGTAATGACATTTATCCGCGAGCGCGCTGGCGTCGAGATCATCCGCAAGCACAAGGCGGCGCGGATCCTGCTTCGCAGCCTGCACAAGAGCCAGCTCATCGGCATCCCGTTCGATCAGAACGCCAAGCGATCCGAAGCGACGTGGGTGCCATTCTTCGACGAGCCCGCCGCGACTACCACTGGTGTGGCGCGCGTCGCGCGGATTTCAGGCGCGCCCGTGATGCCGGTGTTTATCGTACGTCAGCCGGACATGCGCACGCACAAGATCGTGATCTTCGACGAGGTTCACCAGCAGCGGACCGCGGATGCCGAAGCCGATGCCCATGAGAACACGGCGCGCTTCGTCAAAGCCGTCGAGGAAGTTGTGCGCCAATATCCCGAGCAGTTCCTCTGGATTCATCGCCGCTACCGCACCCGCCCGCGCGGCATGGCGCCAATCTACGACAAGTAG
- the glgC gene encoding glucose-1-phosphate adenylyltransferase yields the protein MRTLALVMAGGQGTRLHPLTRDRAKPAVPFGGKYRIIDFVLSNLVNSGIYSIYVLVQWRSQSLIEHLKDGWQFGGMLPDHFVIPVPAQMRMGESWYQGTADAIFQNLNLIEDTKPDLVAVFGADHIYRMDIEQMIEFHMDRKAAVSVATLPVPVEEGDQFGILDVDSGLRISGFEEKPASPQPMPGAPGKCLASMGNYLFDPDVLREALIEDSTKTGSHHDFGRDLIPALIERVPVYAYNFMTNRIRGDSEVNLSYWRDVGTIDSYYDANMDLRDARPHLNLYNPYWPLRTAYYQQPPAKFVFDEGGRRGVALHSAVSEGCIVSGGTVRNSVLGRSVFIHSYSTVEDSVIMDYVEIGRHARVRRAIIDKNVHIPEGEEIGYDLDRDRQRFFVTESGLVVIPKGPKRERSVL from the coding sequence ATGAGAACGCTTGCGCTCGTGATGGCGGGAGGCCAAGGCACCCGGCTGCATCCTCTGACTCGCGACCGTGCCAAACCTGCAGTCCCGTTCGGCGGCAAGTACCGTATCATCGACTTCGTTCTGTCCAATCTCGTCAACTCCGGCATCTACTCGATCTATGTTCTCGTCCAATGGCGCTCGCAGTCGCTGATCGAGCATCTCAAGGACGGATGGCAATTCGGTGGCATGCTGCCCGACCATTTCGTGATCCCTGTGCCCGCGCAGATGCGGATGGGCGAGTCGTGGTACCAGGGCACTGCCGACGCGATCTTCCAGAACCTCAATCTGATTGAAGATACGAAGCCGGACCTCGTAGCGGTTTTCGGCGCCGATCATATCTACCGGATGGACATCGAGCAGATGATCGAGTTCCACATGGACCGCAAGGCCGCCGTCAGCGTTGCGACACTCCCAGTGCCGGTCGAAGAGGGCGATCAGTTCGGCATTCTCGATGTGGACTCGGGCCTCAGGATTTCCGGTTTCGAGGAGAAGCCTGCCTCGCCGCAGCCGATGCCCGGGGCGCCCGGCAAGTGCCTGGCCTCGATGGGCAACTATCTATTCGATCCCGACGTGCTGCGCGAAGCGCTAATCGAGGATTCGACCAAGACCGGCAGCCATCACGATTTTGGCCGCGACCTGATCCCGGCGCTGATCGAGCGCGTGCCGGTATACGCATACAACTTCATGACCAACCGCATCCGCGGCGACTCCGAGGTCAATCTCAGCTACTGGCGCGATGTCGGTACGATCGATTCGTACTACGATGCCAATATGGACCTGCGCGATGCGCGGCCTCATCTGAATCTCTACAATCCGTATTGGCCGCTGCGCACCGCCTACTACCAGCAGCCGCCGGCGAAGTTCGTGTTTGATGAAGGCGGCCGCCGCGGCGTGGCGCTGCATTCGGCGGTTTCCGAGGGATGCATCGTCTCGGGCGGCACTGTGCGTAACTCGGTGCTCGGCCGCTCGGTGTTTATACATTCGTACAGTACGGTTGAGGATTCGGTGATAATGGACTACGTCGAGATTGGGCGGCACGCGCGCGTGCGCCGGGCGATTATCGACAAGAACGTTCATATCCCGGAGGGAGAGGAAATCGGCTACGATCTCGATCGAGATCGCCAACGCTTTTTCGTGACGGAGTCGGGGCTGGTGGTGATTCCCAAGGGACCAAAACGCGAGCGCTCAGTCCTCTGA
- a CDS encoding glutathione S-transferase family protein — MIKLYDFLSCPYGQKVRIVLAEKSLSYDLVPVDLTQSEHRRPEFLRLNPFGRVPVLVDEDSTIYDSTIINEYLEDEYPEPPVLPAIGSSGMRSRARIFEDFADTSFTPQVGQLIAEASKAEGERDQNRLTRLHQSVERILDYLNNELKGQQFLAGEFSVADIGFAPRLLVLKDLGIDVAGNNRANVDAWLKRMIERPSIHNLEGVSVEVVAGG; from the coding sequence ATGATCAAACTCTACGACTTCTTGTCCTGCCCCTACGGCCAGAAGGTCAGAATCGTGCTGGCTGAAAAGAGCCTCAGCTACGATCTGGTCCCGGTCGACCTGACGCAGAGCGAGCATCGGCGTCCCGAGTTCCTGCGGCTGAATCCGTTCGGCCGGGTTCCGGTGCTGGTCGATGAAGATTCGACGATTTACGATTCGACGATTATCAATGAGTACCTCGAGGATGAGTATCCCGAGCCGCCCGTGCTGCCGGCGATCGGCTCGAGTGGAATGCGCTCGCGCGCGCGAATCTTTGAGGATTTTGCGGATACGTCATTCACGCCGCAGGTCGGCCAACTCATCGCCGAAGCCTCGAAGGCCGAGGGCGAGCGCGATCAGAATCGCCTCACCCGGCTGCATCAATCGGTCGAACGGATCCTGGACTACCTCAACAACGAGCTCAAGGGTCAGCAGTTCCTGGCGGGCGAGTTTTCAGTGGCAGATATCGGTTTCGCGCCGCGATTGCTGGTGCTCAAGGATCTTGGAATCGACGTGGCTGGAAACAATCGCGCGAACGTTGATGCCTGGCTGAAGCGGATGATCGAGCGGCCGAGCATCCACAACCTCGAGGGCGTTTCGGTCGAAGTCGTCGCCGGCGGCTGA
- the rplI gene encoding 50S ribosomal protein L9 gives MNVQIILNEDVPNLGRTGDVIKVRAGYARNYLLPRNLASEADENNLRAFEHQKGIAMRKREAQKIAASSIKDKIEAITLTIAARAGEEGKLFGSVTNIDLERALREKGLDIERRKIVLPEPLKQLGDYTVPVKLDADVEASLKVVVAAQAE, from the coding sequence ATGAACGTGCAAATAATTCTCAACGAAGATGTACCCAATCTCGGCCGGACCGGTGACGTGATAAAGGTGCGCGCCGGCTATGCCCGTAACTACCTGTTGCCGCGCAATCTCGCGTCAGAGGCCGACGAGAACAACCTGCGCGCGTTTGAGCATCAGAAGGGGATCGCGATGCGCAAGCGCGAGGCGCAGAAAATCGCGGCCTCGTCGATCAAGGACAAGATCGAGGCAATCACGCTCACGATCGCCGCCCGCGCGGGCGAAGAGGGCAAGCTCTTCGGCTCGGTCACCAATATCGACCTCGAACGCGCCTTGCGCGAAAAGGGTCTCGATATCGAGCGGCGCAAAATCGTGCTGCCTGAACCGTTGAAGCAGCTGGGAGATTACACCGTGCCGGTCAAGCTTGATGCCGATGTCGAGGCGAGCTTGAAAGTTGTCGTGGCGGCGCAAGCGGAATAA